In Musa acuminata AAA Group cultivar baxijiao chromosome BXJ2-10, Cavendish_Baxijiao_AAA, whole genome shotgun sequence, a genomic segment contains:
- the LOC135625885 gene encoding zinc finger protein CONSTANS-LIKE 3-like, whose protein sequence is MPSSRRTRSKARKPKYVSLRRHLASSPPPRPPPETADPSDMSSAAAPDDCVYRRHQLDLPPLHPEHLDREPNVACLLDDRGGGGEPTLAALLGVDVSSSSGSPSPASLASPSVNWEEDQGGDGDGLARRALRGRERWAYCRASSVPASSSEEEVASSAIGGDGGVDLWRCSTPQALALKLDYEEILAAWSNRGPLYMDGEGPQVVPQLHDRAADHYDSGAFPVLVEVGCGSSNPMKVPEQRACDGDRTAEGSGLSREARVMRYKEKRRNRLFAKRIRYEVRKLNAEKRPRVKGRFVRRKDDDEEEEDHL, encoded by the exons ATGCCGAGCTCCCGGCGAACCCGATCGAAGGCCCGCAAGCCCAAGTACGTCAGCCTCCGCCGCCATCTCGCCTCTTCCCCTCCTCCGCGGCCTCCCCCTGAGACGGCGGATCCCTCGGACATGTCCTCCGCCGCCGCTCCCGACGATTGCGTCTACCGCCGACACCAGCTCGACCTCCCACCCCTCCACCCGGAGCACCTCGACCGCGAACCCAACGTGGCCTGCCTGCTCGATgaccgcggcggcggcggagagcCGACGCTGGCCGCTCTCCTCGGCGTCGACGTCTCCTCGTCGTCCGGCTCGCCCTCACCGGCGTCCCTGGCGTCGCCATCTGTCAACTGGGAGGAGGATCAGGGCGGCGACGGGGACGGGCTAGCGAGGCGGGCGCTCCGGGGACGGGAACGCTGGGCGTACTGCCGCGCCTCCTCTGTCCCCGcctcctcgtcggaggaggaggtAGCGAGCTCCGCCATCGGGGGCGACGGCGGCGTGGATCTGTGGCGATGCTCGACTCCGCAGGCGCTGGCGCTCAAGCTAGACTACGAGGAGATCCTGGCGGCGTGGTCGAACCGAGGCCCACTCTACATGGACGGCGAGGGCCCCCAGGTCGTGCCGCAGCTCCACGACCGCGCCGCCGACCACTACGACTCCGGCGCCTTCCCG GTACTGGTGGAGGTGGGGTGCGGCAGTAGCAATCCTATGAAGGTGCCGGAGCAGCGAGCGTGCGATGGAGATCGGACGGCGGAGGGGAGCGGCTTGAGCAGGGAAGCGAGGGTGATGAGGTACAAGGAGAAGAGAAGGAATAGGCTGTTCGCCAAGAGGATTCGGTACGAGGTGCGGAAGCTCAACGCAGAGAAGCGGCCACGAGTAAAG GGCCGGTTTGTGCGAAGGaaagatgatgatgaggaggaggaggatcatTTATAG
- the LOC135625994 gene encoding very-long-chain 3-oxoacyl-CoA reductase 1-like, whose translation MKIDDFINVLKAQPSLIILLSSLGFLTLLRAAIAPLSWVYSTFLRPGKDLKSSYGSWALVTGATDGIGKAIAVQLAHRGLHLVLAGRNPAKLEQVADGIRAAHTATMVKTVIVDLATDAADWIDRLEAEIEGLDVGVLVNSAGTTYPHAMFFHEVEEELWRSIVRVNVEATTRVTRAVLPGMLRRRKGAVVNLGSAASAVLPSFPFSAVYAATKAYIDQLSRSLFVEYQRMGIDVQCQIPFYVATKMVSTKQSSTFVPSPDEYAKAAVDWIGYGPRCTPYWSHSLQWCFTCFIPDFVLDLWRLHVGITNRNQAVRSKEE comes from the exons ATGAAAATCGACGACTTCATCAACGTACTCAAAGCCCAACCCTCATTGATAATCCTGCTCTCATCTCTGGGATTCCTCACCCTCCTTAGGGCCGCCATCGCCCCCCTGAGCTGGGTCTACTCCACCTTCCTTAGGCCTGGCAAGGACCTCAAGTCGTCCTACGGCTCATGGGCCCTCGTCACCGGCGCCACCGACGGCATCGGCAAGGCCATCGCCGTCCAGCTCGCCCACCGTGGACTCCACCTCGTCCTGGCCGGCCGCAACCCCGCCAAGCTCGAGCAAGTCGCCGACGGCATCAGGGCCGCACACACGGCCACCATGGTGAAGACCGTTATCGTGGACCTCGCCACTGACGCGGCGGATTGGATCGACCGGCTCGAGGCGGAGATCGAGGGGCTGGACGTCGGGGTCCTGGTGAACAGCGCGGGGACGACGTACCCCCACGCCATGTTCTTCCacgaggtggaggaggagctgTGGCGGAGCATCGTGAGGGTCAACGTGGAGGCGACGACTAGGGTCACGCGTGCCGTCCTACCAGGGATGCTCAGGCGGCGGAAAGGCGCGGTGGTTAATCTCGGATCGGCAGCCTCGGCGGTACTGCCTTCTTTCCCTTTCTCTGCCGTGTACGCTGCTACCAAGGC ATACATTGATCAGTTGTCAAGGAGCTTGTTTGTGGAGTACCAAAGGATGGGCATTGATGTGCAGTGTCAG ATACCTTTCTATGTAGCAACAAAGATGGTGTCCACGAAGCAATCTTCCACATTTGTACCATCTCCAGATGAGTATGCTAAAGCTGCTGTGGATTGGATAGGTTACGGACCACGATGCACTCCCTACTGGTCTCATTCATTGCAGTGGTGCTTCACTTGCTTCATCCCAGATTTTGTTCTTGATCTCTGGCGCTTACATGTTGGGATTACCaaccgaaatcaagcagtaagatCGAAAGAGGAATGA